In one Streptomyces sp. T12 genomic region, the following are encoded:
- the narI gene encoding respiratory nitrate reductase subunit gamma — protein MTAPAQPVTLAVEAGTGGILLWVVLPYVALAVFVLGHMWRYRYDKFGWTTRSSQLYEHRLLRIGSPLFHFGILIVLLGHIGGLVIPESWTEAVGISEDAYHVSAVVLGTIAGVATVGGLAILIYRRRTVGPVFSATTRNDKAMYVSLSLTIALGLAATVAANLVGGGYNYRETISPWFRSIFYLQPAPDLMSEAPVLFQLHALSALLLFAFWPFTRLVHMLTAPVGYLTRPYIVYRGRDTQLGARAPRRGWERTGA, from the coding sequence ATGACCGCACCCGCGCAGCCCGTCACCCTGGCGGTCGAGGCCGGCACCGGCGGCATCCTGCTGTGGGTCGTCCTGCCGTACGTGGCGCTCGCGGTGTTCGTCCTCGGCCACATGTGGCGCTACCGCTACGACAAGTTCGGCTGGACCACCCGCTCCTCCCAGCTGTACGAACACCGCCTGCTGCGCATCGGCAGCCCGCTGTTCCACTTCGGCATCCTCATCGTGCTCCTCGGCCACATCGGTGGCCTGGTCATCCCCGAGAGCTGGACTGAAGCGGTCGGCATCAGCGAGGACGCGTACCACGTCTCCGCCGTCGTCCTCGGCACGATCGCGGGCGTCGCCACCGTAGGCGGGCTGGCCATCCTGATCTACCGGCGCCGCACGGTCGGGCCCGTGTTCTCGGCCACCACCCGCAACGACAAGGCGATGTACGTCTCCCTGTCCCTGACCATCGCCCTGGGCCTGGCCGCCACCGTGGCCGCGAACCTCGTGGGCGGCGGGTACAACTACCGCGAGACGATCTCCCCCTGGTTCCGCTCCATCTTCTACCTCCAGCCCGCCCCGGACCTGATGAGCGAAGCGCCGGTGCTGTTCCAGCTGCACGCGCTGAGCGCCCTGCTGCTGTTCGCGTTCTGGCCCTTCACCCGGCTCGTGCACATGCTCACCGCACCAGTGGGTTATCTGACCCGGCCCTACATCGTCTACCGCGGCCGCGACACCCAACTCGGCGCCAGGGCTCCGCGCCGGGGCTGGGAACGCACTGGGGCATGA